A genomic region of Candidatus Hydrogenedentota bacterium contains the following coding sequences:
- a CDS encoding dTMP kinase — protein MKGLFITFEGIEGCGKTTQLKRAQRYLEESGHKVVVTREPGGTAVGEAIRDVLLDPLHVSLAPATELLLYAAARAQHVAEKIAPALEEGRIVLCDRFADSTTAYQGGGRGLSLEDIRMLHAIAVGGLAPDLTVLLDLSASAGLERARARGRYDRLEREAILFHERVRDAFLQLAAEAPERIKVVDGSQSVDEVAAAVQARLDALLRETCGAAGA, from the coding sequence ATGAAGGGATTGTTTATCACGTTTGAGGGCATCGAAGGCTGCGGAAAGACGACGCAGTTGAAACGCGCTCAACGCTATCTGGAAGAGAGTGGCCACAAGGTCGTGGTCACGCGCGAGCCTGGCGGCACGGCTGTCGGAGAAGCGATTCGCGACGTATTGCTGGACCCGTTGCACGTGAGCCTCGCTCCGGCAACCGAACTGCTCCTTTACGCGGCGGCGCGCGCCCAGCACGTGGCCGAGAAGATCGCGCCCGCTCTCGAAGAGGGACGCATTGTCTTGTGTGACCGTTTCGCGGACTCGACCACCGCCTATCAGGGAGGCGGGCGCGGCCTGTCCCTCGAGGACATCCGCATGCTGCACGCCATTGCGGTGGGCGGATTGGCGCCGGACTTGACCGTGCTGCTCGACCTGTCCGCTAGCGCGGGGCTGGAACGGGCGCGGGCGCGCGGGCGCTATGACCGGCTGGAACGCGAAGCGATTCTGTTCCATGAACGTGTGCGGGACGCCTTCCTGCAACTTGCGGCGGAGGCCCCGGAGCGGATCAAGGTGGTGGACGGGAGCCAAAGCGTGGACGAAGTAGCCGCCGCGGTCCAGGCGCGCCTGGATGCGCTGTTGCGGGAAACGTGCGGAGCGGCCGGGGCATGA
- the tadA gene encoding Flp pilus assembly complex ATPase component TadA, producing MAKPAIVEEAQIRAIPLKDIQSCALAALELKDDSGVGDAVDIMVSQAAYHNASDVHLEPWSEVLSLRYRLDGILKDIALVPRVYQAKIIARIKVLAELVVYRKDVPQDGRLDAEKTSCGRPMRVSTVPTIKGESTVIRLLGDLQELLILDALGFQPHVVDALRENIIRSQGTLLLTGPSSSGKTTTIYAILHEMMALQKRTTNIVTIEDPVEYSMDKISQIQVNPHVEFTFANALRSILRQDPEVIMVGEIRDLETAKMAVQSGLTGHYVISTIHSGTAAGVFTRLLDMGIEPFLVASSVTGVLAQRLVRLNCPDCTEPYSPDHIMLERFARSGDTQRYFRGAGCERCQGIGYRSRAAIGELLVVNQALSELVLQRPTTARLQAAAVTHGMETIEEDGFKKAKKGITTVEELLRVLPTPLA from the coding sequence ATGGCCAAACCCGCCATAGTGGAAGAGGCGCAAATCCGCGCGATTCCCTTGAAGGACATACAGAGCTGCGCGCTGGCCGCCCTTGAACTCAAGGACGATTCGGGCGTGGGCGACGCGGTCGATATCATGGTGAGTCAGGCCGCGTATCACAACGCGAGCGACGTGCACCTCGAGCCGTGGAGCGAGGTGCTCTCGCTGCGGTACCGGCTCGACGGCATCCTGAAAGACATCGCGCTGGTGCCGCGGGTGTACCAGGCGAAGATCATCGCGCGCATCAAGGTGCTGGCGGAGCTGGTGGTCTACCGGAAAGATGTGCCGCAGGACGGGCGCCTCGACGCGGAGAAAACCTCGTGCGGGCGGCCCATGCGTGTTTCCACCGTGCCGACCATCAAGGGCGAAAGCACCGTCATCCGCCTGCTGGGCGATCTGCAGGAACTGCTCATCCTGGACGCGCTGGGGTTCCAGCCGCATGTGGTCGATGCCCTGCGCGAAAATATTATCCGCTCGCAGGGAACGCTTCTTTTGACAGGCCCCAGTTCGAGCGGCAAAACGACGACAATCTACGCAATCCTCCACGAGATGATGGCGCTGCAGAAGAGAACGACGAACATCGTGACTATCGAGGACCCGGTCGAGTACAGCATGGACAAGATCTCGCAGATCCAGGTGAACCCGCACGTGGAATTCACCTTCGCGAACGCGCTGCGCTCGATCCTGCGCCAAGACCCGGAAGTGATCATGGTCGGTGAAATCCGCGACCTCGAGACCGCCAAGATGGCCGTCCAATCGGGCCTGACCGGGCACTACGTCATCAGCACCATCCACAGCGGGACCGCCGCGGGCGTGTTCACGCGCCTGCTGGACATGGGCATCGAGCCATTTCTTGTGGCGTCGTCGGTGACGGGCGTGCTCGCGCAGCGGCTCGTCCGCCTGAATTGCCCCGACTGTACCGAGCCGTACTCGCCTGACCACATTATGCTGGAACGTTTCGCGCGTTCCGGCGACACGCAGCGCTATTTCCGGGGCGCCGGTTGCGAGCGCTGCCAGGGTATCGGTTACCGCAGCCGCGCCGCCATCGGCGAACTGCTCGTGGTAAACCAGGCCCTGTCCGAACTGGTGCTGCAACGCCCGACCACGGCGCGGCTTCAGGCGGCGGCGGTGACGCACGGCATGGAAACCATCGAGGAAGACGGGTTCAAGAAGGCGAAGAAGGGCATTACGACGGTCGAGGAACTGCTGCGCGTGCTGCCCACGCCGCTGGCGTGA
- the pabB gene encoding aminodeoxychorismate synthase component I — protein MADQYGFAFFSTPEAPLVFTEPVAVEQAMRVEDVLPALERVGAAVESGLWAAGFLAYEAAPAFDTALRAHAPQAGLPLLWFGLHDGPARGLQIEERPWHAGPWEARVSEAAYRDAVARIREHIAAGDTYQVNYAFPMRAPFSGDAFAWFLHLRRAQQTPYGAFLHAGRHRILSLSPELFFDISGERLTTRPMKGTRPRGRWPQEDRDLAAEMRASAKEQAENVMIVDLLRNDMGRISLPGSVRVERLFEAERYETVWQMTSTVTSRTVAPMPRILEALFPCGSVTGAPKVYTSGIIRAVEPHPRGVYCGAVGWWAPGRRACFNVAIRTVTVDTESGRASYYVGSGVTWDSEAENEYAECLAKAAVLRQARPDFELLETLRWDGGFALLEEHIERLAASAGYFDFVVDRGRVVAALESAVRDARNPVCVRLLLSRGGEPRVETRALDAPRAFRVALASAPVCSRDVFLFHKTTHRAVYEAARAARPDCDDVLLWNERGELTESTIANVVVERDGELITPPVPCGLLPGTMRARLLAESRIREARVLKEELRRAGRIRLINSLRGWIDATLID, from the coding sequence GTGGCTGACCAATACGGATTCGCCTTCTTTTCCACGCCGGAAGCGCCGCTCGTCTTCACGGAACCCGTTGCCGTGGAGCAGGCGATGCGCGTGGAAGATGTGCTGCCGGCGCTCGAGCGTGTCGGCGCGGCCGTCGAGTCCGGGCTTTGGGCGGCGGGGTTCCTGGCCTACGAAGCCGCGCCCGCCTTCGATACGGCCTTGCGGGCGCACGCGCCGCAAGCAGGGTTGCCGCTGCTCTGGTTCGGGCTGCATGACGGGCCCGCGCGCGGACTTCAAATAGAAGAACGGCCCTGGCATGCCGGCCCGTGGGAGGCGCGCGTTTCAGAGGCTGCCTACCGCGACGCCGTTGCGCGCATTCGCGAGCACATCGCCGCGGGCGATACGTACCAGGTCAATTACGCCTTCCCGATGCGCGCCCCCTTTTCCGGCGACGCCTTCGCCTGGTTCCTGCACTTGCGCCGCGCGCAGCAGACCCCATACGGCGCTTTTCTGCACGCGGGACGCCACCGCATCCTGTCACTGTCGCCCGAACTGTTCTTTGACATCAGCGGCGAGCGCCTCACGACGCGGCCCATGAAGGGCACGCGACCCCGGGGCCGCTGGCCCCAGGAAGACCGGGACCTGGCCGCGGAAATGCGCGCGTCCGCGAAAGAGCAGGCGGAGAACGTCATGATAGTGGATTTGTTGCGCAACGACATGGGCAGGATCAGCTTGCCCGGATCGGTGCGGGTGGAGCGGCTCTTCGAAGCGGAACGTTATGAGACCGTGTGGCAGATGACCTCGACGGTCACGTCGCGCACGGTCGCGCCCATGCCGCGGATCCTGGAGGCGTTGTTCCCGTGCGGGTCCGTGACGGGCGCGCCGAAGGTCTACACCTCGGGCATCATCCGCGCGGTCGAGCCGCACCCGCGCGGCGTGTACTGCGGGGCCGTTGGCTGGTGGGCGCCGGGCCGCCGCGCGTGTTTCAACGTCGCGATCCGCACCGTCACCGTGGACACGGAATCGGGGAGAGCGTCTTACTACGTGGGCAGCGGCGTTACGTGGGACTCGGAAGCGGAGAACGAGTATGCGGAATGTCTGGCCAAGGCGGCGGTGCTGCGCCAGGCGCGGCCTGATTTTGAATTGCTGGAAACGCTCCGGTGGGATGGCGGCTTTGCACTGCTCGAAGAACACATCGAGCGGCTTGCCGCGAGCGCCGGGTATTTTGATTTCGTGGTGGACAGAGGGCGCGTAGTAGCGGCGCTCGAGAGCGCCGTGCGGGATGCGCGCAATCCCGTGTGCGTGCGGCTGTTGCTGAGCCGCGGCGGGGAACCGCGCGTCGAGACACGCGCGCTCGATGCGCCGCGCGCGTTTCGCGTGGCTCTCGCCTCGGCGCCGGTCTGCTCACGCGACGTGTTCCTCTTCCACAAAACCACGCATCGGGCGGTCTACGAGGCGGCGCGCGCCGCGCGCCCGGATTGCGACGACGTGCTGCTCTGGAACGAAAGGGGGGAACTTACGGAAAGCACCATCGCGAACGTGGTGGTCGAAAGAGACGGAGAACTGATAACGCCGCCCGTGCCGTGCGGCCTGCTGCCCGGAACGATGCGCGCGCGGCTTCTGGCGGAGTCACGCATCCGCGAGGCGCGCGTTCTTAAGGAGGAATTGCGCCGCGCGGGGCGCATCCGCCTCATCAATTCCCTACGCGGCTGGATCGACGCGACGCTTATTGATTGA
- a CDS encoding sugar phosphate isomerase/epimerase produces the protein MTAFALCAAACAQAPPVRPFFAFCMDTHDSAKRTLEQQAALLKELGYDGAGHLWLDNLEERIKTLDAVGLKLFQVYLRVDLAAQDAPYDARLDSALPLLKDRDVMLALLMTGLPPSDPGGDERGVAIIREIADKARPFGARVALYPHANDWLERVEDAIRLARKAGRPNVGVMFNLCHWLKVDEEEHLEALVAEAAPYLFAVSIHGADRAAEIHTGTGNWIQPLDSGSFDVRHFLSVLDEHGFRGPIGLQCYGIPGDAREYLTRSLTAWRKLTQGAEPHDGQTPAPKY, from the coding sequence GTGACTGCATTCGCGCTGTGTGCGGCCGCGTGTGCTCAAGCCCCCCCCGTTCGTCCCTTCTTCGCCTTCTGCATGGACACGCACGACAGCGCCAAGCGCACACTCGAGCAGCAGGCGGCCCTGCTGAAGGAACTTGGCTACGACGGCGCCGGCCATCTCTGGCTCGATAATCTCGAAGAGCGCATCAAGACGCTTGACGCCGTGGGCCTGAAACTGTTTCAGGTCTACCTGCGCGTCGACTTGGCCGCGCAGGACGCGCCCTACGACGCGCGGCTCGACAGCGCGCTTCCCCTGTTGAAGGACCGCGACGTGATGCTCGCGCTGCTCATGACCGGGCTGCCGCCCTCGGATCCGGGCGGCGACGAGCGCGGCGTGGCGATCATCCGCGAGATCGCGGACAAGGCGCGGCCTTTCGGCGCGCGCGTGGCGCTGTACCCGCACGCGAACGACTGGCTGGAACGCGTCGAGGACGCCATCCGCCTCGCGCGCAAGGCCGGGCGCCCCAACGTCGGCGTCATGTTCAACCTGTGCCATTGGCTGAAGGTCGACGAAGAAGAACACCTGGAAGCGCTGGTCGCGGAGGCCGCGCCCTACCTCTTTGCCGTGAGCATTCACGGCGCGGACCGCGCCGCGGAAATCCACACGGGCACGGGCAACTGGATTCAACCGCTCGACAGCGGCTCTTTCGACGTGCGGCATTTCCTGTCCGTGCTCGACGAGCACGGTTTTCGCGGTCCGATTGGCTTGCAGTGCTACGGCATTCCGGGCGACGCCCGCGAATACCTGACGCGGTCCCTCACCGCCTGGCGCAAGCTCACGCAAGGCGCGGAACCGCACGACGGGCAGACGCCGGCCCCGAAATACTGA
- the holB gene encoding DNA polymerase III subunit delta' encodes MSFAVVRDQPVALRLLRQLLHRGRVPHGLMFWGPDGVGKRLTAGEMAKAVNCTGGAGDDACDTCLSCRKTVQHNHPDVMTVVPVKRSRTIVVEMVEQVNEMAALRPHEGRRRVVLFEDADRMNLPAQNHFLKTLEEPPGNSLFVLITASPRALLPTIRSRCQQVRFGALRPETVVALLREQRALQREHAEAIAALSQGQMARALDLADTDRRDVVLDIAQRLAAGADPVALSEEFAKYLARLKSAAESDVKDEMAPDDPGDLTREDREALKAEQASAAEARFRRELMELLYLFETWYRDAMLMRATGETAHILNRDQMARLGKAPDGDYHRKLEAIEKTRVYLERFLNEERVFRDLFFVLAA; translated from the coding sequence ATGAGTTTCGCGGTTGTTCGCGATCAACCTGTGGCGCTGCGCCTGTTGCGGCAGCTCTTGCACCGCGGCCGCGTGCCTCACGGCCTTATGTTCTGGGGGCCGGACGGAGTGGGCAAGCGCTTGACCGCCGGGGAGATGGCGAAGGCTGTAAACTGCACGGGCGGCGCGGGTGACGACGCCTGCGACACCTGCCTGTCTTGCCGCAAGACGGTTCAGCACAATCACCCGGACGTCATGACCGTGGTCCCGGTGAAGCGGTCGCGCACGATCGTCGTGGAGATGGTCGAGCAGGTCAACGAAATGGCCGCGCTGCGTCCGCACGAGGGGCGCCGGCGCGTAGTGCTGTTCGAAGACGCGGACCGGATGAACCTGCCGGCCCAGAACCATTTCCTGAAGACCTTGGAAGAGCCGCCGGGCAACTCCTTGTTTGTTCTTATAACGGCGTCTCCGCGGGCGTTGCTGCCGACAATCCGTTCGCGTTGTCAGCAGGTGCGCTTCGGGGCGTTGCGGCCCGAGACCGTCGTGGCGCTGCTCCGCGAACAGCGCGCATTGCAGCGCGAGCATGCAGAGGCGATCGCCGCGCTCTCGCAGGGGCAGATGGCCCGCGCGCTCGACTTGGCCGATACCGACCGGCGCGACGTGGTGCTCGACATTGCGCAGCGTCTGGCCGCGGGCGCGGACCCGGTCGCGCTTAGCGAGGAATTCGCCAAGTATCTCGCCAGACTGAAGTCGGCCGCGGAATCCGACGTCAAAGACGAGATGGCTCCCGACGACCCCGGGGATCTTACCCGGGAAGACCGGGAGGCATTGAAAGCCGAGCAGGCTTCGGCGGCGGAAGCGCGGTTTCGCCGCGAACTGATGGAGCTGTTGTATCTGTTTGAAACATGGTACCGGGACGCGATGCTCATGCGCGCCACGGGCGAGACGGCGCACATCCTCAATCGCGATCAAATGGCGCGGTTGGGCAAGGCGCCCGACGGCGACTACCACCGTAAACTGGAAGCTATCGAGAAGACGCGCGTTTATCTCGAACGATTCCTCAACGAAGAGCGCGTGTTCCGCGATCTCTTCTTTGTTCTGGCGGCATGA
- a CDS encoding stage 0 sporulation family protein: protein MQIVKVRLRKPRRVFSFLSYDLVLKRDDACIVQSDRGLEYGICILPPEPVTDDAHTRTNMRVVRRVNEEDERTHQQLVEEEKRAYGICLNKIKERRMPMKLVDVEYTFDKRKVVFYFTAEDRVDFRELVRDLAHDLKTRIELRHIQVRDEAKMVGGIGSCGRELCCSTWLNEFKPISMRMAKRQNLSLNPSKISGQCGRLLCCLSYENEMYEGMKKRQAKVAQEAGAEPDREEEDLPADIEELPEEPEESFDGETEVGLTGDEFEEPGEAPVSGPGTPPREAAADSGGERSRRRRKRKRRFSGAPRANGTGPGTGPA, encoded by the coding sequence ATGCAGATAGTCAAGGTCCGGTTGCGCAAGCCGCGCCGGGTGTTTTCCTTCTTGAGCTACGATCTCGTGCTGAAACGGGATGACGCGTGCATTGTGCAGAGCGACCGCGGCCTGGAATACGGCATCTGCATCTTGCCGCCGGAACCGGTCACGGACGACGCCCACACGCGCACGAACATGCGCGTGGTGCGCAGGGTGAACGAGGAGGACGAGCGGACGCACCAGCAGCTGGTCGAGGAAGAGAAGCGGGCGTACGGCATCTGCCTCAACAAGATCAAAGAACGGCGCATGCCGATGAAACTGGTCGATGTCGAGTACACGTTCGACAAGCGCAAGGTCGTTTTCTACTTCACGGCGGAAGACCGGGTTGATTTCCGGGAACTGGTGCGCGACTTGGCGCATGACCTGAAGACGCGCATCGAGCTTCGGCATATCCAGGTGCGCGACGAGGCGAAGATGGTCGGCGGCATCGGTTCGTGCGGACGCGAATTGTGCTGCAGCACGTGGCTGAACGAGTTCAAGCCCATCTCGATGCGCATGGCGAAACGGCAGAACCTGTCGCTGAATCCGTCGAAGATCAGCGGGCAGTGCGGCCGTCTCCTCTGCTGCCTCAGCTACGAAAACGAGATGTATGAGGGCATGAAAAAGCGGCAGGCCAAGGTTGCGCAGGAAGCCGGCGCCGAACCGGACCGGGAAGAAGAGGACCTTCCCGCGGACATCGAGGAACTCCCGGAAGAACCGGAAGAAAGCTTCGACGGGGAAACCGAAGTGGGCCTGACGGGTGACGAATTTGAAGAACCCGGGGAAGCGCCGGTCAGCGGCCCCGGAACGCCGCCGCGGGAAGCCGCCGCGGATTCCGGCGGCGAGCGGTCGCGGCGCCGCCGCAAGCGCAAGCGCAGGTTCAGCGGCGCGCCGCGCGCGAACGGGACGGGCCCCGGAACCGGCCCGGCCTGA
- a CDS encoding TatD family hydrolase, with protein MRPVDSHCHLQDHRFDEDRETVIESALETLEWLVVIGDDLENSRKAVALARPRVYAAVALHPYHATQADDEAIATLRELAVQPGVVAIGEIGLDYYNEFSPRDAQSRAFDRQLRLAAELALPVVVHNRDADADTLALLQPYSERVPGIVMHCYGSDAAYARKCVDLGLYISFAGNVTYPKAAQLREAAAVVPSERLLVETDAPYLAPQPVRGKRCEPAHVRYTVEALAALRGSAAADLAGQTAKNARRLFRVP; from the coding sequence ATGCGTCCCGTCGACTCGCATTGCCACTTGCAGGACCACCGCTTTGATGAAGACCGCGAAACCGTAATCGAGAGCGCCCTGGAAACGCTTGAGTGGCTCGTGGTTATCGGCGATGACCTCGAGAACAGCCGTAAAGCCGTGGCGCTGGCGCGTCCGCGCGTCTATGCGGCCGTCGCGCTGCATCCCTACCACGCGACACAGGCGGATGATGAGGCGATCGCAACATTGCGCGAATTGGCGGTCCAGCCGGGCGTTGTCGCGATTGGCGAGATCGGCCTCGATTATTACAATGAGTTCTCGCCGCGCGACGCGCAGTCCCGCGCCTTCGATCGTCAACTCAGGCTGGCGGCGGAACTCGCGTTGCCCGTCGTGGTGCACAATCGCGACGCCGATGCCGACACGCTCGCGCTGCTGCAGCCCTATTCAGAACGCGTGCCGGGTATTGTCATGCATTGTTACGGCAGCGATGCCGCCTATGCGCGCAAGTGCGTGGACCTCGGCCTCTATATCTCTTTTGCGGGCAACGTGACCTACCCGAAGGCCGCGCAACTGCGCGAAGCGGCGGCGGTCGTGCCGTCCGAGCGGTTGCTGGTGGAGACCGACGCGCCCTACCTTGCGCCGCAGCCGGTGCGCGGGAAACGTTGCGAACCCGCGCACGTGCGGTACACAGTAGAAGCGCTGGCCGCGTTGCGCGGTTCTGCCGCCGCGGACCTGGCCGGGCAGACCGCGAAGAACGCGCGCCGGTTGTTCCGCGTGCCGTGA